taagacacatcataattaaaatgccaaaggttaaaaataaagagagaatcttaaaaacagcaagagaaaagcagttcgttatctacaggggagttcccataagactgtcagctgatttctcaaaagaaactctgcaggctagaagggattggcaagaaatgttcagtcataaaaagcgtaggaaatggagtagccaaagaatttatatacatgacccaGGGACATAAACAAAGgtggggaattgcctgaggggagttgggggtgctgtGTGGGGTATAacaaggggaaaattgggataactgtaataacacaatcataatattttaaaaagagaaaaacattgccAAAAATGATTTCTGATTTCCACCCACCAAGTGAGGAGAGGTAAGAGTGCTATCCAATGAGAGCACTGTGCCAATCCTTCTTTTTGGTTCATCATATTATCACCCACTTTAATCTAAATAACTGATGTGCCAATGGGTACAGTTGGCACCTGTTGATTCTCAACTTCTTTTGAAAACGCTCTCTTAGGTCTTCATAGTTTCCACATTTTGAGTCCTGCATCAAGACACCCTGCAAAAGACTGCATCAGAATCCCTTGTTACTTAAGGCACAAAAGCTCACAACTTAGATTTCCCCATTTGGAGGTCCCTGGACAAGATATGGATGAGGAAGGGGGCAATGTTAGGATGTGGTCCTGCACAGATCCTGGCAAGTATGGTGGCAGAGGGATTCTGGTTCTCCAGAGTTTGTGGTGGTGGCCTGTCTGGCCACAGGTGTGCTTGAAGATAAACAATGGGGATGGCAGAACTAGTGTTTTCAATAGGACATTTCCCTACAGGTATATGggcattgtgttttattttagctACTTAGCATTTTAAATCTAGTTTTCTCACTCTCCTTGAGATTCAGATGAAGTTCTTAATatactttcataaatattttgtttaaattagtTAGAAATCACCCTGTGATTTACAGTTAAACTCCTGACCAggacaatggaaacaaaacatgGTAAGAGAGAAATTGTTTAATTTCAGCTATGATGGATAAGAAGGGCATTGCAAATGGAAGATTCAAAATCTCCATAGAATAAAAGAATCTGGTAGATTTCAGAGATCTTTAAATTTGGAGGTTCCTCTTTTGATTAAATATGGGATCTCTTCCTTTAACTGTCCCCATAGCTGTACAAGGAAAGGCACTAAGGGGAGAAAATTTGAGTATTctcaagagtttttaaaatagtgtaaAAAATTGTCCCAAATCATAATCTGGGAAAACTTATTATTAGCTCCCCTACCCtcaggtttattgagatatattgcATTGATATATTACATTGGTTAAGTTTAAAGTATACAACATGATGacttaatatatgtatgtattgtgaaatgattaccacaataaggttatTTAACACATTTATCACCTTACATAGTTAattatctttgtgtgtgtgcatggtgagaatttttaaagtcTACTCTCATAGCAATCATTCACAATAAAGTaatgttaactatagtcaccatttGTGCATTCAATCCCCAGAATTTACTTATCTTacaactggaaatttgtacccatggaccaccttcacccatttcctccttccagcaccctgcctctctctgactgatttcacttagcataatggcctCAGTGTTCATCCAAACTGTCACGAGGCTGAATGATtatacactcacatacacacgCAAACACacttttcttcatccattcatatgtcagtggatacttaggttgtttccatgttttgactattgtgaataatgctgcaatgaacatggtaATATAGATATGTCTTCAAGatgatgattttatttccttcagatataCCCAGAattagaattgctggatcatatgataattctgtttttaattttctgagaagcCTCTATgctgttttccattgtggctgtaccgatttacattcccaccagcagtgaatgtgggttcccttttctatgtatcctcaccaacacttcttATTGCTTGTCTTTCTGATAACAagtattctaacaggtgtgaggtgatatctggtagtgattttgatttatatttccccgatggttagtgatgctgagtatcttatCATGTGCCTGTTAGCCATCTGTATAtctcctttggaaaaatgtctgtttgattattttgcctattttaaaatcaaattgtttgtttttcttttgccattgagttgtataaatttcttaaatattttggatataaacaCCTTAATCAcatatatgatttgcaagtattttttctcattctgtgctttgccttttcattttgttgattgtttcttttgctgtacagaagctttttagttagATGTAGTGtcacttactgatttttagttttcttgctGTGCTTTTGATGTTATGTCCAAAAAAACCATTACCAAGGCCAATGTCAAGAGgctttttccctgtttttttttcctaggattttatagtttcaggtcttacatttaggtctttattttAAGTTAGTTTTTGTGAGTGGTATAAATAGGAGTCTACTTATCAATAACTATGTTACATAACATtaatagacttaaatataaaatattcaaaactataattatctcaatagatgcaggaaaagcatttggcaaaattcaacatccttaCATAATAAAAACTCTGAACAGACTGGGTGTacaaggaacatacctcaacataacatAGACCATATACAACAAGCCCCCAGCTAAACACAAAACCAGGGCACCCACTCTCATCACTCCTTTTCAAcacagtactagaagtcctaggaGTTCTCTCAAAGTATAGTCCACAGACATCTGGAAGTCCCCAAACTCTTGACGACCTTTAAGGATGTCTGCAAAACCAAAGCGGTTTTAATAAAAATCCTTACATCATTTGCCTTTTCAGCTTGTTGACATTTGCAGTGATGATACAAAGCAATGGTGGCACTTTGTCAAGAATCAAGGAAGAGGCACCAAACTGCAAAAGTAGTCATTGTATGCCTCCCCATCATGCACTCGTAGCTgaaacaaacagacaagcaaaaacCCAAAGGCACTCAAGAATATCTTTGGTGATGCATTAACAATTAAATATGAACACTAGAATATGTACCTTTTAAATAACTTAGGTGgcaaactgggaaaaaatatatatagtacttTTCTGTATACCAAGTTATCATGTTTGTTTTGAGGAAAAGCATTTGTGCAATTCTTTGATTTGCAAGTTGAACTAGCtggcttttggggttttttttttgttttctttttcatggcataccatttttacttgaaaaaatgacTACTAAACTATGGTTATTCTGATCTAGATATTTGGCAGAAATTTTcttgtaaatgaataaattgagcctatcatttaaaggaaaacaactgagtatttgttgccaatgataaaataataaaatatgagctTGCAGGGAAATTAAAGTTTTGGAAAACTTATCAATCATCATGAGCTTCATAACTTCTTAACACTTGAAGACTTATGAGATTGGTGATGATATTAActagtttgctttttaaagtaatattgtATGATGAAATGTGTCAACATTTGGTTTATCTGCATAACTCATTgaaccaatattttccaaataacaaTGCATAATGTTATAAATTTATGCATGTGTAAAAGTTCTGTTTAAAAATTCAAGatattttgtcctggctggtgttgctcagttggttgtagtgtTGTCTCATAGATTGAAAGGTCACAGATTCAGttcacagtcagggcatatacccagggTGTGGATTTgatcctggttggggtgcatacaagagggcCACTGATGGTAACCAGTGgctatttctttctcacatcaatgtttctctctctctctctcccccttcctctttctctaaaagcaagaaaataaatggcttaggttgaggataaaaaaaaaaatgaaaaaagtcaatgtattttttaataggaaaatatcTTAGTGGTATTTTTGTAGcacaaaaaatattaaactgagACAGGTAAGAGAGATGTGAGGGAATCTACAAAACCATAAATTATATTGCTTTAAATCTGAACATAACCTAAATGCTGAGAATGATCAGGTCTCCTATTCGCAGGTTTTCATTGCTTTCCCAAAGGCCTAGTCTGGGTGATACATCCAACAAGAAACGGTATTATATCATTTATGGTATTATAATATTTGAGACTCCCCATCTCTGCAGATCCAAATGGCAGTCTGTCTGCCTAGAACTGACTTCAGTTGCTCCTCGGGCCCTATCAGGCAGGActtctgatttcctttttctttttgacccTGAATTCAGAAGAGCTTCTTCCTGAGGTTGTTCTGTCATTCAgtttcttcttcctgctgctttactttgaaatgttttcatcGTGCGGATGCTATTGCTCCTTGGCCTTCTTCATTTTCTGACAGTGCACTGTACTCAGAGGAGATCAGTGGATGATAGTGTAAGAGAGTGCATGAAGTTTATTGATATGGTTTTAGAGTCTGTGCTGTATCTACTCTTTAAGAAACCATTAGTTGAGTCTTTGTGTAAGTATACTCCTTCCTTTTCTAACTATATCTATGTaaggctacatttttttttatgtgtttttaccaAAACATTCTGTAGCAGGTCAAATGCTGAAATAGATAATGGAATCTAACTTTTGTCTGTGAAGCCAGACAtgaaagagatttgcaaaaatataaaaacaataccaTTATTCTCACTAACtttgttatttatattagtatGAAATTGTGTTATTATTGTGATTTTTcaaataatagatatttttaactttagaaaattttaataaatgtaaccCACATTAACAAAAGTCCTTTAAGGTAGTCAATATCTTTAAATATAACATTGATTCCCAAAACTTAAGAACTGCTAATCTAATAAATTATTCTTGGAAAATTTTGCATGTGAATACCAAGCAAGTTAATGTGTTCAGCAATAGACTGAAATGACCTCCTCATTCGAATGTAAAATTGGGTGTAATGACCAATATTGGTACCATAAGTGATTGATTAAGAGAAgtcaaaagggaaaacaaagctTTGACAAGCCTCTGTGATACTCAGTTCATGTGCACAAACACTCTGAATTTGGTTTCTGACACGTGATAGTAAATGCCACGCTGGTCTCCTAGGTGAGCTGTTTGCTTTGCCATGACACAcacatgcttttgttttttttatatctcAGATATTAGTCTTTTGTCTGGCTTCCTTGTGTTTAATACATCTGACATatggcttgtttctttgtctgccttttattattttatttcatcaggGTACTTTGAAATTTGTATGAGGAATAATCACCAGATTACAACTCAGTTTTAAGTGCCTTTCTttatcaaaagacatagaattaTGTAGCAGTCTTAAGATTCAGTTCTTCAGCTGATGACATATAATATAATGCTGAATAAAACTGTACAGCCTGACATAGTTAAACCTATTATTACCTGATAtagaatataaaaacagaagagagaaaaaagtggaCAAGATCTTCATAGATAACTAAGCAGCTGGATGAACAcagcaagagaaagaagagatatTTTCCTGCTGCTTTCCTGATGTCAGTGTTTCCCTTGCTGAGCTTTGAATGTTTTCTCATTTCCCCTCCCCGTGGGACTTTGGATTCTCAGAGTTTGCCATAATATAAGGTGCTGTCAGCATAGTGAAGTTACCCGTGTTCCAATGCATTGTCACCACCTACTAGCTATGTGATCTTGATCGAGCCGCTTCAGCTCTTTGTACTCTATTTCCCTTTCCATAAAATGCGATAATAATGAATGGGTCTACATTAGTGGATGAAGACTAAGTGAAACTATCCGTGTACCATGCTCAGCCTTCTGCCTGCCACCTAGTGTGTCCTCCATGAACATCAGCTACGATTCTTCTTCTCTACTGGCACTCATTGTCACTTTTATCTTAATTGTATGCCAAtgagtgggaaaataaaaaaccaTATTGGGTAAttcaatgaatatatattaaactATTATATAGCAGGTACTGTGCCAGGActggggatacaaagatgaacaaAAGCGAGTGGAGGCCACGTCCACATAGCACATTACTCCATTCCTGGCCCCTGGCAGACCACCTGGCATACAGTAGATGTTTAACAAACACGTGTCGATAAGACAACAATGAAGCTTAGGAGATAAGTATAGTTACTCTCACCATTTCACATATGAAGAAGCTGAGACTTAGGAAGGAAGAGTAATTCATCCAGGGCCATCAGAGTAGTACATGACAGGATCAGGTGTGAAAGCACCTTGGCTTGACTTGGGTTGGAGACAGTGCCTATGCTGCATCTGAAAGCAGGATATGCTCACACCAGCTGTCTATGCTGCTTGAGGAGTGGGAATCCGGCCTCCCAACTTCTAATTTCTAACGTATACCATTGCCCTGCAGATAAACCAAATGCTCAACTAACTATTCCTTAAGTATACACTAAATAATCACCTTCTTGTGCATTGTACTCTTCTAATCTTTGAGGATGTAGCAGTTAACATGAGAGATGTTAGTGAAATTTACATTCCATTCAGAGAAATAGATACTTAGCAATTAATTGTATATGTGACCGCCCTTGTGGTGAATGCTGTATGGGAGCATATGGCACAGGTTCTGACCAAGTCTGGCACAGTGATCAGAGGGCATCCACCAAGAAGGGAAGTTAACATTGACCTCTGAAGAGTAAGTAGAAAAAATTaactagaaaagaaatgaagaaagagaatttCTTGCAGAATAATGTGTTTTCAAGAGTAACTTGGGCCATTGCAGTAAGTGGGAAAAGGCCAGTGTACTAcactaagggtggggggagagacagagagaaagagagacagagagagagaaaaacatccatcagtcACCTCTTATACACGCCCACAAGCGGGTATTGAAACACAAcactttggtgtacaggatgatgctccaactgactgagccacctgATCAGGGCTCATCTCTTTGATAACTGTTTTCTGTCAGCTGTGTGGTGCTGCAGCATTTTGTACTGAGGCAAGGGAAAGGCACGAGCTGTAACCTCTCAGAAATAATCAGGCATGTGGCGATTATAAGCCTTACTTCTGACAGAGCCCAGAATCAAGCTGGGAAATTATTAACTAAAGATAGTTACGTGGAAGAAAATGTCTTCTCAGATGAGCTGGGAGAACACCAGTTCTAGAAGACAGTCCAGGAAAAAACTTCTGTCTGGTGACAGGCATCCCTATCTCGAAGAGTCACAATGTACGCTGGAATATTAAAGGAACTTCTAAGAACCATAGTGAAACAATATGAAAAACTCAATTCTTCATTACGTGTTTGACAAATGTACATGAACAGGGAATCTTtgtccacacacatacacacaccactaCTTGATATGCTAAAGAACACACtttgggaaatttaaaaagaagaagaagacacaTTGGCATCAGTCAGGAAAGCCAAGCAGTGGGGGGAGAAATAAAATGGCCCAGAATTGTAGAAAACTCCTGCGGTGGGTGCCCACACTGCAGTGCCCTGACTCTCAATATGTTTTGGCAGCCCTGAGTCTGCAGAACACACAAATTCATATGGGGCTGATTACCAATCCAAAGGCTGTCTGAGCTCTTGGGTTGGCCTGTTGTTCCCTTAAGAGAAGAGCTTTTGTGCATTTCAAGATAATCAAGCAGTGATGACTGATGAAGACAACTGCCTCTCTTACTTTTAAACTCCAAAATTTGAAGTACAGAAGCAgtataaaattcattttgttgttccTGGAAGTATGAGATTACCTAATAAgatataagtttaaaaaaattgaaattgaagCTAAAAAGTGAGGGAGTGACATAGTGAAAAGATGGGGTCAGGTAGATTAGTTTTACAATCCTggcttagctgtgtgaccttgggcaactggcttaacttctctgaacctcagttacCATATCTGTAAAGAAACACTTCACTTGCAGAATAATGCAAGCATTAGAAATAACATATTCTCATGAATTATTATCTCATCATTGTGAAAAATATGTATGCTTAATATGTAGTAAGTATTCAGTTAATAAAAACTATTTCTGTTATTGCCATGAGCAGAAAAGAGTTGGTAGTATAAGATAAACAGTGCTCATTTGATTCCCACACTGTAAATATCTTCTAACATTATgtcattttttcatcttgttaATATAAAGCATAGCCTGGGTTCTAGAATAACTGCCAGTTTAAAGATCTCAACTCTGTGATGTGCTGTCAGACCTTGAACAAAACATATTACCTCTCACTGCCTCAACTTTCTAATATATAAATTGAgacaataatattatttatttcttattttttatagttctCGTGAGAATTTAATTAAATTGTACATGGTGCTGTGGATATACTTAAGCActcatttttcattgttgttaatATCAACATTTCTTAATGCCTTATAAAATGTTTGCGTTTGAAAAATCATACTCTAACAAAAAAAGTGATTGGAAGTaagacaaaaccaaacaaattattttcttttttatcatctttCTCTTTACTCGCCACCTCTGGCATTCCTTGGCCCCAGGTGACTGCTCTTTGAGTCTCAGCTGTCACTTTGAGCATTCCTGCCTCGCTGAGTCTAGTCTACATGAGCTACACTATGTAGTAAATGCTTTCCTGTGCGGCCTTAGGAGAAGAAGGTTCACGTTGGAACGACAATTCCCAAGGCAGCACCATCTTTACTAGTGACAGCTTATGGTATTTCCATCTTCTTCattgattataatattttctcctttattgaaTTTGCAGATAAGAGCTACCAATGCAAATCTGCTTGGCtctaaattccattttctttttacaacataacaacagcaacaatctcactaataataaaaactaacatttattgattatttactAGGTGCAGAAACCGTACCCTAAATTACCATAATCATAAGTTATTTACTTGCATTATCTTATGTAATCATCACAGCAAACCTATTAATGGTAGACATCACTGTTCTAGATGAGGAAATAAGGCCCCAGAGGTGAAGTGAGCTGCTCAAGGGCACACAGGTAAGAGATGGTAGAACCAGGACTCACATTCACTTGGGGCTGATTCAAGAACCCACAACTCTCCACTTTTTGTTGCTGTTacattttcagaatgtttttccTCCTTAACGATTGGaacaatataatttatatcaACCGATAAGCCTAAATCTTGTGTGTTTTTCACCTCTGTAAGTAAAAATAGCACTATGCCAAGACTGCAGCGGGCTTTAGGGCCATTCATTCATGTCATGAAGGCTTAGTGAATGAATGCTGGTAAATTACAGCCAGAGCCAGGGAGTGGATGTTCAGACAAACAAGCTGGGCTCATTCCGCCTGTTGGAGCTCTGTGGAGTGCACACGCTCTCCCAGGTGGGCTTTCTTCATTCCGGTTCCCTCTGACAAGAGAACTTGAAACAACCCATACATTTCTCTTTCATTACAAGTCCCCCTTATCTTAAAAATTTTGGTTCAAAATTTACACTATCCCAGAAGCATTTTGTGATGACTGTAGTCACCTCCTTGTCTATCCATTGATGACAGAGCCATGCTTATATAATATCTATGTGTAACAACACACAGGCACTACACATTGTATAGATGTACAAATTGGAAGCCAAAACTCAGGTAGGcaaaattacttcattttttaatttaaaaaattttttatttatttacttttaaagattttatttatttatttttagaaagaggggaagggagggaaaaagagagggagagaaacatcaatgtgtggttgcctctcacacaccccctactggagaacTGTTcctcaacccaggcttgtgccctcactgggcatcgaacctgcaacactttggtttgtaggctggtactcaatccactgagccgcaccagcaagggcttttttttttttaataacagcccttttgttattgttaaataacaataacaattgttttgtttctgttaaaAGTTGCCTTTCTAATAAATGTTGTGAACTTGCTATCAGCCAAGTttcttcccttgccctagggTTGCATCTAACTTCTGAGAGAAGCTAATGGAAGTATCAGGGCTTTGGATGGGGTagagaggggagaatgaggaaagCATGACTTTTCTGAGTTATCATCTATGAATGCCATCATTAGGTGAAATGCCCATTCTAGTTTTTCTTAAGTCTTGTGCTGATCAATGTTACTCCATGCTACTCATGTGCATATGTGAACCACTTTTGCTCTCCGCTATTTCTAAATAGATTGCCTGTATGCAAGTCAAGTCATTCATTACCTGAGACTCTGCTTACAGAAGGAACTAAGCTAAgatatacctttaaaaatagaaatttcgAGAAAGGGGACAAGGTCACGAAAAAAGGTCTTAGTGTGGTAGCGCCATTTTTTCCGCTTTCAGTTTATGTCCGTTTCGCAGGGCTTCCAACAGCAAAATGTTGGGACAGAGCATTCGGAGATTCACAACCTCTGTGGTCCGTAGAAGCCACTGTGAGGAAGGTCCAGGGAAGAATTTGCCGTTTTCGGTGGAAAACAAGTGGCGGTTACTAGCTATAATGACTTTGTATTTTGGATCTGGATTTGCTGCACCTTTCCTTATTGTAAGACACCAActgcttaaaaaataaggatgttttAGTTAATCCATAAAACAGATATGAAGAAGAGCATTTTAAGAggtgcagtctctttgaaaaAATGGATCAAATTGTTGAACTCGACATACTAGATATGTTTGTAAATAAACTTAATGGCATGAATCCATAATGCctcttctctggaaaaaaaaaattagaaatttcaaAGCCTGGGCAGGGTCTTTGTTTAGCTATGAGATCAGCAATAAGAGGTGTATGATTTAACactggctcctttttttttttttttttgtattctaggCTCTCAACAAGATATAATTTGAAAGGGGTGGTATTGGTAgtggaatgaaaaaaatggaacttttattttttagatagttTTGTTGACATAGTGAGGCTATATAACAAAACACCTCAACACTCAGGTGCTAACAATGCATTTGTTCTCATTCTTATAAATTGGCAAGATAACAAGTTCAGCTTATTTAGGCTGCACTTACCTGGACAGCCCTATTTCACGCTGTAAG
This sequence is a window from Phyllostomus discolor isolate MPI-MPIP mPhyDis1 chromosome 3, mPhyDis1.pri.v3, whole genome shotgun sequence. Protein-coding genes within it:
- the LOC114507517 gene encoding cytochrome c oxidase subunit 7C, mitochondrial-like, which gives rise to MLGQSIRRFTTSVVRRSHCEEGPGKNLPFSVENKWRLLAIMTLYFGSGFAAPFLIVRHQLLKK